A genomic region of Pelodiscus sinensis isolate JC-2024 chromosome 1, ASM4963464v1, whole genome shotgun sequence contains the following coding sequences:
- the VPS26C gene encoding vacuolar protein sorting-associated protein 26C isoform X2: MGTALDIKIKRANKVYRCGEVLSGVVVITSKDAVQHQGVSLTMEGSVNLQLSAKSVGVFEAFYNSVKPIQVINSTIEMVKPGKLPSGKTEIPFEFPLHMKGNKVLYETYHGVFVNIQYTLRCDMRRSLLAKDLTKTCEFIVHSAPQKGKLMPSPVDFTITPETLQNVKERASLPKFLIKGHLNSTNCIITQPLTGELVVENAEAAVKSIELQLVRVETCGCAEGYARDATEIQNIQIADGDVCRNLPIPIYMVFPRLFTCPTLETTNFKVVLNHLATDNSRKLKTARKRYLRWWQLRAGATDCFYCTI; the protein is encoded by the exons GAAGTTCTTTCTGGAGTGGTGGTCATAACGAGTAAGGATGCAGTTCAACACCAGGGTGTCTCCCTAACAATGGAAGGATCCGTGAATCTGCAGCTCAGTGCCAAAAGTGTTGGTGTGTTTGAAGCTTTCTATAACTCTGTTAAG CCTATTCAGGTTATCAACAGTACAATAGAAATGGTAAAACCAGGAAAGCTTCCCAGTGGCAAAACAGAAATTCCTTTTGAATTTCCATTGCATATGAAGGGCAACAAAGTTCTATATGAGACATATCATGGTGTGTTTGTCAATATTCAG TATACCCTGAGATGTGACATGCGACGTTCTCTACTGGCCAAGGACTTGACTAAGACTTGTGAATTCATTGTCCACTCAGCA CCACAGAAAGGGAAGCTGATGCCAAGCCCAGTGGACTTCACAATTACACCTGAAACCTTACAGAATGTTAAAGAG AGAGCCTCACTCCCAAAATTTCTCATCAAAGGGCATCTCAACTCAACTAATTGCATCATTACACAACCACTAACTGGGGAGTTGGTGGTGGAGAATGCAGAAGCTGCAGTGAAAAGTATTGAGCTACAATTAGTACGTGTGGAAACATGTG GTTGTGCTGAAGGTTATGCTAGAGATGCTACAGAGATTCAGAATATTCAGATTGCCGATGGGGATGTCTGCAGAAACTTGCCTATTCCAATATACATGGTGTTCCCCAGGCTGTTCACCTGCCCTACGTTGGAAACTACAAACTTCAAAGTTG TGCTGAATCATCTAGCAACAGATAATTCCAGAAAATTAAAAACAGCTAGAAAGAGGTATCTAAGATGGTGGCAGCTAAGAGCAGGAGCCACCGATTGTTTCTACTGTACAATTTGA
- the VPS26C gene encoding vacuolar protein sorting-associated protein 26C isoform X3: protein MGTALDIKIKRANKVYRCGEVLSGVVVITSKDAVQHQGVSLTMEGSVNLQLSAKSVGVFEAFYNSVKPIQVINSTIEMVKPGKLPSGKTEIPFEFPLHMKGNKVLYETYHGVFVNIQYTLRCDMRRSLLAKDLTKTCEFIVHSAPQKGKLMPSPVDFTITPETLQNVKERASLPKFLIKGHLNSTNCIITQPLTGELVVENAEAAVKSIELQLVRVETCGCAEGYARDATEIQNIQIADGDVCRNLPIPIYMVFPRLFTCPTLETTNFKVEFEVNVVVLLHDDHLITENFPLKLCRV from the exons GAAGTTCTTTCTGGAGTGGTGGTCATAACGAGTAAGGATGCAGTTCAACACCAGGGTGTCTCCCTAACAATGGAAGGATCCGTGAATCTGCAGCTCAGTGCCAAAAGTGTTGGTGTGTTTGAAGCTTTCTATAACTCTGTTAAG CCTATTCAGGTTATCAACAGTACAATAGAAATGGTAAAACCAGGAAAGCTTCCCAGTGGCAAAACAGAAATTCCTTTTGAATTTCCATTGCATATGAAGGGCAACAAAGTTCTATATGAGACATATCATGGTGTGTTTGTCAATATTCAG TATACCCTGAGATGTGACATGCGACGTTCTCTACTGGCCAAGGACTTGACTAAGACTTGTGAATTCATTGTCCACTCAGCA CCACAGAAAGGGAAGCTGATGCCAAGCCCAGTGGACTTCACAATTACACCTGAAACCTTACAGAATGTTAAAGAG AGAGCCTCACTCCCAAAATTTCTCATCAAAGGGCATCTCAACTCAACTAATTGCATCATTACACAACCACTAACTGGGGAGTTGGTGGTGGAGAATGCAGAAGCTGCAGTGAAAAGTATTGAGCTACAATTAGTACGTGTGGAAACATGTG GTTGTGCTGAAGGTTATGCTAGAGATGCTACAGAGATTCAGAATATTCAGATTGCCGATGGGGATGTCTGCAGAAACTTGCCTATTCCAATATACATGGTGTTCCCCAGGCTGTTCACCTGCCCTACGTTGGAAACTACAAACTTCAAAGTTG AGTTTGAAGTTAACGTTGTTGTCCTCCTGCATGATGATCACCTCATCACAGAGAATTTCCCACTGAAGCTCTGCAGAGTGTGA